The following proteins come from a genomic window of Trifolium pratense cultivar HEN17-A07 linkage group LG4, ARS_RC_1.1, whole genome shotgun sequence:
- the LOC123882337 gene encoding receptor-like protein 36: MKQNQLFMSWLLLCIHLLFFQFPSFSSSFNFLCHHDESDALLQFKSSFTLLPDYDFGFGCFGDDCCSYYHLKTATWKNGSDCCSWNGVTCDTISGHVVGLNLGCEGIQGILHPNSTLFYLTHLRTLDLSNIDFTDSQFQSHLHFKFGRFLSLTHLDLSACYFQGEVPIQISHLSKLESLRLSGNVELVWRETTLKRLVQNATNLKELYLDQTNMSSIRPNSMEFLFNQSSSLVTLNLQQSGLSGKLKKSLLCLPNIQELDMSENDNLKGQLLELSCSISLRILSLSDCLFKGPIPVSFSNFTHLTSLSISNNNLNGSIPSSLLTLPRLTYLSVYDNDLNGQIPNVFPKSNRFQYLYLHNNKIGGLIPTSLSNLQQLTDFSLSNNFFSGKIPDVFGRMTELQYLSLDSNNLEGQIPSSLFTLTQLDTLDCSYNKLEGPLPSKITGFRKLIRLKLNDNLLNGTIPPSFLSLPSLVDLNLTNNRLTGHISAISSYSLETLSLCGNQLQGNIPDSIFNLANLYTLCLSSNNLSGKFSNLVSLDLSNNKLNGRVPSWLIETSASLNLSQNCFTSIDQISRNIDRLAVLDLSFNLLHGELSMSICNTTSLQLLNLAHNQLNGNIPQCLSNLPSLNILDLQMNKFHGTLPSNFSKESMLRTLNLYGNQLEGTLPNSLSNCTYLELLNLGNNKIQDKFPDWLQTLPYLNVLVFRDNKLYGPIANIKIKHPFPNLIIFYISGNNFSGPLPKAYLKNYEAMMIVPQVGEKTNLQYMDMYRLNSTDYYDSVTIATKGINITLVKIPTIFVSIDLSRNKFEGEIPYVIGELGALKGLNLSHNRLNGPIPQSIGNLTNLESLDLSSNMLTGVIPSELTNLNSLEVLDLSNNHLVGEIPQGKQFNTFTNDSYEGNLGLCGIPLSKKCGPEQHSPPSANKFWSEEKFGFGWKAVAIGYGCGFVIGIGIGYFVFLIGKPRWLVMIFGGQPKRRVNRRRTRLRRTNVSTQMVQMS, encoded by the exons TCTGAAAACAGCAACATGGAAAAATGGAAGTGATTGTTGTTCATGGAATGGTGTCACATGTGACACCATCTCCGGTCACGTGGTTGGTCTCAACCTTGGCTGCGAAGGCATTCAAGGTATATTACATCCTAACAGTACTCTTTTCTATCTTACTCACCTTCGAACACTCGACCTTTCTAACATTGATTTCACCGACTCTCAATTTCAATCTCATCTTCATTTTAAGTTTGGTAGGTTTCTAAGTCTTACACATCTTGACTTATCTGCTTGTTACTTTCAAGGTGAAGTTCCTATTCAAATCTCACATCTTTCCAAATTAGAATCACTTCGTCTCTCTGGGAATGTCGAGTTAGTTTGGAGAGAGACTACCTTGAAGAGACTTGTACAAAATGCAACAAATTTAAAAGAGCTATATTTGGATCAAACAAACATGTCTTCAATAAGACCAAATTCCATGGAATTTCTCTTTAATCAATCTTCCTCTTTGGTTACTCTTAATCTTCAACAATCAGGATTAAGtggaaaattgaaaaagagtcttcTTTGTTTACCAAATATTCAGGAGCTAGATATGTCAGAAAATGATAACCTTAAAGGCCAACTTCTAGAATTGAGTTGCAGCATTTCTCTAAGAATCTTGAGTCTCTCAGATTGTCTATTCAAAGGGCCAATTCCTGTATCTTTTTCTAACTTCACACACCTTACTTCCTTATCTATTTCAAACAATAATCTTAATGGTTCAATCCCATCGTCACTTTTAACTCTTCCACGTCTAACTTATCTTAGTGTTTATGACAATGATCTTAATGGTCAAATCCCAAATGTATTTCCTAAGTcaaatagatttcaatatttatACTTGCATAACAACAAAATCGGAGGTCTAATTCCAACGTCACTTTCAAACCTGCAACAACTTACTGACTTTAGcctttcaaacaattttttttccggTAAAATCCCAGATGTGTTTGGTAGGATGACTGAACTTCAATACCTCTCTCTAGATTCAAACAATTTAGAAGGACAAATTCCATCTTCATTATTCACTCTGACTCAACTTGATACATTAGACTGTTCTTATAACAAATTAGAGGGCCCCCTGCCCAGCAAAATTACAGGGTTTCGAAAGCTAATTAGGTTGAAATTAAATGACAACTTGCTAAATGGAACAATTCCTCCCTCCTTTTTATCTTTGCCTTCTTTGGTAGATTTAAATCTAACAAATAATCGACTAACAGGACATATCAGTGCAATCTCATCGTATTCGTTAGAGACACTATCTCTATGCGGCAACCAGCTACAAGGCAATATTCCAGATTCAATTTTCAACCTTGCAAACCTATATACACTATGTCTATCATCAAACAACTTGAGTG GAAAATTCTCAAATTTGGTTTCTCTTGATTTGTCCaataacaaacttaatggaAGGGTGCCCAGTTGGTTGATCGAAACATCGGCATCTTTGAACCTCTCTCAGAATTGTTTCACTTCAATTGACCAAATCTCAAGGAATATTGACCGCCTTGCAGTCCTTGATCTTAGTTTTAACTTACTGCATGGTGAACTCTCTATGTCAATTTGTAATACAACTTCCCTTCAATTACTCAATTTGGCACACAATCAGTTGAATGGTAACATTCCACAATGTCTTTCAAATTTACCCTCCCTTAACATTTTGGATCTACAAATGAACAAATTTCATGGAACTTTGCCAAGTAACTTTTCAAAAGAAAGTATGCTTCGCACTTTGAATCTCTATGGCAATCAATTAGAAGGGACATTGCCTAATTCTTTATCCAACTGCACATATCTGGAATTATTAAATCTTGGCAACAACAAAATACAAGACAAATTTCCTGACTGGCTTCAAACTCTGCCATATTTGAATGTACTGGTTTTTCGAGACAATAAGTTGTACGGTCCCATTGCAAATATAAAGATCAAGCATCCATTTCcaaatttaatcattttttatatctCAGGCAATAACTTTAGTGGTCCACTACCAAAagcttatttaaaaaattatgaagcCATGATGATTGTTCCACAAGTCGGAGAGAAGACCAATTTGCAATACATGGACATGTACAGGTTGAATTCTACTGATTACTATGATTCTGTGACTATTGCAACAAAAGGGATCAATATAACACTAGTGAAAATTCCAACAATCTTTGTAAGTATTGATTTGTCAAGAAACAAATTTGAAGGAGAGATACCATATGTTATTGGAGAGCTTGGTGCACTCAAAGGGCTTAACCTTTCCCATAACAGACTCAATGGTCCTATTCCTCAATCCATAGGAAACTTGACAAACTTGGAATCGCTGGATCTCTCGTCAAATATGCTCACCGGTGTGATTCCTTCGGAATTAACGAATCTTAACAGTCTTGAAGTCTTGGATCTTTCCAATAACCATCTTGTGGGAGAAATACCTCAAGGAAAGCAATTCAACACATTTACAAATGATTCATATGAAGGAAACTTGGGGTTATGTGGAATTCCATTATCAAAGAAATGTGGACCTGAACAACATTCTCCACCTTCAGCCAACAAGTTTTGGAGTGAAGAgaaatttggatttggatggAAAGCAGTGGCAATTGGATATGGATGTGGATTTGTGATTGGAATAGGCATTGgatattttgtgtttttaattggAAAGCCAAGATGGCTTGTGATGATATTTGGTGGGCAGCCTAAGAGAAGAGTGAATAGGAGAAGGACAAGGCTGAGGAGGACCAATGTTTCAACTCAGATGGTGCAAATGTCATAG